In the genome of Arachis stenosperma cultivar V10309 chromosome 2, arast.V10309.gnm1.PFL2, whole genome shotgun sequence, the window atttcacccttccccatatcacacttcccaaaaaccttcaccaatcacctcaagtcctcttcccaattaccccattcaccattcacatcaacctcctcttccccataaaccccacctaccctcataaaattcaaattcaatttcccaccccttcccacccaaaatggccgaactcccaccctccctctccctataaataacctcctcttcttcttcattttcacacaacacaaaccccttcttctcccatatagccgaacctactctctccctctctaccatattcttttcttcttcttctactattcttttctttcttgctcgaggacgagcaaattttaagtttggtgtggtaaaagcataagctttttttgtttttccattaccaatggcacctaaggccggagttttctcaagaaaaggaaaagggaaagcaaaagcttccacctccgagtcatgggagaaggagagattcatctccaaaagccaccaagaccacttctatgatgttgtggcaaagaagaaggtgatccctgagatccctttcaagctcaaaaagaatgagtatccggaaatccgacatgaaatccaaaggagaggttgggaagtcataaccaaccccatgcaacaagttggaatattgatggtgcaagagttctatgctaatgcatggatcactaggaaccatgatcaaagtatgaacccgaatccaaagaactatctcacaatggttcgggggaaatacttagatttcagtccggaaaatgtgaggttggcgtttcacttacccatgatgcaaggtgatgaacgcccctacacaagaagggtcaactttaatcaaaggttggaccaagtcctaagggacatttgtgtggaaggcgcccaatggagaatagactccaaaggcaaaccagtccaactaagaagactggacctcaagcctgtagctagaggatggttggaattcatccaaagatccatcatctctacaagcaaccgatctgaagttactgtggatcgggccatcatgattcatagcatcatgattggagaggaagtagaagttcatgaagtcatctccaatgaactctacaaaatagccgacaagccttcacacatggcacggctagccttcccccaccttatatgccatctatgttactcagctggagttatcatagatgaagatgtctccattgaagaagacaagcccatcaccaagaaaaggatggagcaaacaagagaagttcctcacggccctcaagaagaacatgaggaagttcatcatcaacaaatgcctcaaggaatgcactttcctcccaacaactattgggagcaactcaacacctccttagaagatttgagccataatgttgaacaactaagggtggaacatcatgagcactccatcattctccaagaaataagagaagatcaaagagcaatgagggaggagcaacaaaggcaaggaagggacatagaagagttgaagaacatcattggtccttcaagaagaagacgccactaaaggtggattcattccttgttctttatttctttctgttttcggtttttagtatggtgtttatttatgttttgtgtctttatttcatgatcattagtatgtagtaaccatgccttaaagctatgaataaattccattaagccttcacctctcttaaaagaaaaatgttttaattcaaaagaacaagaagtacatgaatttcgaaattattattgaatttaatttaattatattgatgtggtgacaataccttttgttttctgaatgaatgattgaacagtgcatatgtcttttgatcttgttgtttatgagtgttaaaattgttggttcttgaaagaatgatgaacaaagagaaatgttattgatgatctgaaaaatcatgaaattgattcttgaagcaagaaaaagcagtgagaaagaagaagcattcgaaaaaaaaatggagctaaaaagagtatatagaaaaagaaggagcagtagaaaaagccaatagcccttaaaaccaaaaggcaagggtagcaaggatccaaggctttgagcattaatggataggagggcccaaggaaataaaatccaggcctaagcggctaaatcaagctgtccataaccatgtgcttgtgtcatgaaggtccaagtgaaaagcttgagactgagtggttaaagtcgtgatccaaagcaaaagagtgtgcttaagagctctggacaccactaactggggactctagcaaagctgagtcacaatctgaaaaggttcacccagttatgtgtgtgtggcatttatgtatccggtggtaatactggaaaacaaagtgcttagggccacggccaagactcataagtagctgtgttcaagaatcaacgtgCTTAAATTAGGAAATTCAATAACAcaatccaaaattctaagttcccagagatgccaatcattcataaacttcaaaggaaaaagtgagatgccaaaactgttcagaagcaaaaagctacaagtcccgctcatttaattataattaatattcattgatattctggaatttatagtatattctcttctttttatcctatttgattttcagttgcttggggacaagcaacaatttaagtttggtgttgtgatgagcggataatttatacgctttttggcattgtttttaagtagtttttagtaagttcaagctacttttagggatactttcattagtttttatgttaaattcacatttctggactttactatgagtttgtgtgtttttctgtgatttcaggtaaattttgactgaaattgagggatttgagcaaaactctgaaaaaggctgacaaaaggactgctgatgctgttggaatctgacctccctgcactcgaaatggattttctggagctacagaactccaattggcgagctctcaacggcgttggaaagtagacatccagggctttccaacaatatataatagtccatactttattcgaagaatgacgacgtaacttggcgttgaacgccaagtacatgctgctgtttggagttaaacgccagaaaaacgtcatgatccggagttgaacgcccaaaacacgtcataactcgaagttcaactccaagagaagcctcagctcgtggatagatcaagttcagcccaagcacacaccaagtgggccccggaagtggatttatgcatcaattacttactcatgtaaaccctagtagctagtctagtatatatagaacatttatctattgtattagacatcttttgaccactttaactctttattcattcggtcacttgatcatggagagggctggccattcggccatgcctgaacctctttcacttatgtattttcaacggtggagtttctgcacaccatagattaagggtgtggagctctgctgtacctcaagtattaatgaaattctatttccttttattcaattctctcttattcttattccaagatattcattcgcacccaagaacatgatgaatgtgatgattagataaccctcatcatcattctcacttatgaacgtacgtgattgacaaccacttccgttctacatgcaacagagcttgaatgcgtatctcttagattccccaacagaatcttcgtggtataagctagatagatggcggcatttatgaggatccggaaaatctcaccttgtctgtggtattccgagtaggatcctgggaatccggaaagtctaaccttgtctgtggtattccgagtaggatttcggtaatgaatgactgtgacgtgcttcaaacttgcaagtgctgggcgttagtgacagacgcaaaagaatcaagggattctattccagtaggcgcgggaaccaaccagtgattagccgtactgtgacagagtgcgtgagcattagttttcactgcgaggatgggatgtagccatcaaccatgggtgatgcctccagatgattagctgtgcgagtgacagccgcataggatattttcccgagaggattaaaagtagccaccgctgatggtgaacccctatacacagcttgccatggaaaggagtaagaaggattgagtagaagcagtaggagagcaggcgtccttgggccatacagcatcttcatatacttaactgaaattcctaccaatgaatctgcataagtatcctaccccttttattattcctttttatttattatttattccaataatcacaattaccctttaatctgcctaactgagatttacaaggtgaccatagcttgcttcataccaacaatctctgtgggatcgacccttactcacgtaaggtttattacttggacgacccagtacacttgctggttagttgaacggagttgtgtccactcgtaccaaaaatcctaagttccacaattctacaataaatgcaaatcaaagaacagtgatcataatttcgtccaccactcctctatcatatttagccataaaaatcacatttttggctttctagaataaattctcatttgtgggttaattagccattaattaaccaggttttacatcctacccacctaattggaaATTATGCctacaaaatttaaattcaattacctgagaataaatgcggatagtccgttcgcatctccgactcaagttcccaagggtgttcctcaacaccgcctcgactccatgccactttgactaatgaaacctcttttccacgcaaccgctTGATACTAGTAttatcaattctgactggagccaccagaagcgtcaaatcttctcTTAACTGAACCGtttcaggttctaacacatggctagcatcaggagtatACTTCGAAAGCTGTGACACGTGAAACATGttgtgcaggttcgaaagatgaggtggtagagccatccgatatgCCACCGGTCCAGCcctctctaggatctgaaatggaccaatgtaccaaggattcaacttctttgccttaatcgccctacctactcttGTGGTTGGAGTAACTTTAAGGAagacatggtctccttcctcaagtTCCAAGGGCTTCTGCCTCTGGTCGGCGTAACTCTtctgacgactctgcgccgtaagcatcgtatctcggattttcttaaCTTGTTTCgtggtctcagctatcatttccggccccaacaagcctttctctccagcttcataccaacacagtggagattgacattttctcccaaacaaagcctcatacggagccattctgATGCTCGCATGGTAACTATtgttgtatgcaaactccactaatggcatatatcGATCCCAACTCGCCAGTTGGTctaaaacacaagctctcaacatatcctctagtgtttggattgtCCTATCAAATTGACCATCGGTTTGAAGATGGTAAGCTAtactcaagcttaatcgggtcccgaaagctttctgaaatgcaccccaaaatcttgaagtgaaacgaagatctctatcagagattatagtagcaggtacgccatgaagtctcacaatctcctttatgtataaccgtgctagctcctcaagggtgtaagtcatccgaatgggtaaaaagtgagcttacttcgtcagtcggtccacaatcacccaaacagTATCAAAACtggccctagtccttggcaatcctgacacaaagtccaatGCAATACTTttccacttccattgtggaacctttaaaggttgcaacatactagtaggtctttgatgttcaatcttcaCCTtctgacaagttaagcactttgagacatattctgccacatcattcttcatacccagccaccaaaacatcgcctttaaatcatggtacatttTAGTACTTCTCGGGTGAAtagagaatccgcttttgtgtgcttcctttaagatatcttgccgcaaagtgccaacatccggcacgatgatcctacccttgaatcttcACAACACATCTTtatcttccgacactctccactgtttcccTTGCTCAATAGCTGGTAgcaccttccataacgcttcatcattctCATgggcctttaggagttcggacttaaagtcatttgagatttctaatcgacTCAAACACAGAGTTCCAGATACTTCTCAAGCACCAATTTTCAAACTCTCGAATCCCTtaagcaacttctcctcttgaagcatcatccaagccgcatacaacaacttccgacttaacgcatccgccactacattTGCCTTCCCCGGatggtaattcaactcaaagtcgcagtccttcaataattccatccacctcctctgcctcatattaagctctttcttatcaaagaggtacttcaagctcttgtGATCGGAGAAGACTTGGAACTTAACTCCATAGAGATAAttcctccacaccttcaaggcaaacacaatcGCAGCAAGTTCCAAATCGTGCATAGGATaattaacttcatgaggtcttaACCGCCGTGAGGCATATGCCACCATattacgatgctgcatcagcacgaaTCCTAGACCCTTTAGTGAGGCATCAcagtacacctcaaatggcttgTTTGGCTCAGGTAACAccaacacaggtgcagtggtcaacttttcCTTCAATGCTTGAAAGCCCTCCTcacactcaggagtccaaataAATGGTGTGTCCTTGCTGGTTAACTTAGTCAATGGCAAGGCTAATTGCGAAAAGCCTTTGAtgaaccttcggtaatagccaactaagcccagaaaactccttatttTAGTTACtgtggttggttgcttccaTTCCATCACTGCCTCCACCTTAGATGGATCAACTGCTATCCCTTATTTACTCACTACATgtcccaaaaacttcacctcctTCTTCCAAAATTCACATTTGGACGGTTTTTCACAGAGCTTCTTTTCTTTGAGTATCtacaacacggtcctcaagtgttccgcatgctctccttcagtcttggaataaattagtatgtcgtcaatgaagacaacaacgaatttatcccgAAATAGACGaaaaactctattcatgtaatctaTAAACACTGCAAGAGCGTTCGTCAATccaaaagacattacagtgtactcgtaatgaccataacgagtcctgaaagtggtcttagggatatcctcatccctcacccttatctggtgatatcCGGATCGtaaatcaatcttggagaaaaccccagctccttgtaactgatttatgagatcatcaattctctgcaacgggtacttattctttattgtgaccttgttcagctgcctgtaatccacacagagccgcatactcccatctttcttctttaccagtaGCACTGGCACACCCCACGGGGAGACACTTGGTCGGATAAAGTTCTTACCCAATAGATCCTCTAATTGAGACTTTAATTCAGCCATTTCCAGTGGTGACATCCTATACGGAGCACTCGAGATTGGTCCAACCCCAGGCACCAACTCGATAGCAAACTCAATCTCTCAATTAGGTGGAAATTCGTCAATGTCATCGGAAAAAACTTTCGGAAACTCGCATACAACCGAAATTTGCCCCaatctttgatcatcacccgaaacacctGCAGTCAACAATAGAATACCCTGACATCGGTCCCAGAGTAATTCACCATCATAGAATTCAAGTAGTAACTATTCACCAcaaccggcccttctgtatcttccgacATGAAGCACACTGTTTTTGTAGAACAATCGAGCAGGACATGGTTCTCAGATAActagtccaatcccaagataagatcaagaccgatcatcggcaagcagattaaattatggacaaaatcacgctgcttgaacctaaaggaaacttgcgggcatcctagcctagttaccatggcttcatgggtagcattatacacctttaggtcataacctaaaACTACAATCTTCAAGCCTAGCTCACTAGCTTtttcaaatgcaatgaatgaatgtgttgctccagaatcaaataaagcagttAAAGTTTGACCatccatttcacagttacctcggataagtgtctcggatccctcggCACCTATAGCTGAGGTGGTGAACACTCGACCAATCTGTTGTGCTTTCCCAGCACCTTGCTTCTACTTCTCCGGACAGtttgcggctttatgccccgcctttccacaattaTAGCACAAACCCTATCCAGCCTTGCACGgggctcccggatggtgacttccacacctagcaCAAGCTTGCTCATTTTGTGGCTACTTTCCAAACCttttcccttgggagttgtCATTGTTGGGCCTCCTAAAAGAACCTCCCCGCTTGAAaggcggacctctaggtgcaaagctcttccctcgattatgtgggaatgatcccttatgactctctctctctctctctcagcAGCTGCCttcttcacacactcttcagcaactctacacttgttcaccaactcGGAGAAATTtctgatctccattggtcccactgagcTAAAGATATTACTctggagtcctccttcatacttaacgcacttccattcctcattaGTCTCCCGGAGTCCCCTGACACATACGGGAGAACTTGAaaagctcctcaaacttgttagtatactcagatacggacatagtaccctgctttaGCTGCAGTGACTCAAATTCCTTGGCTGTCTTAGCAGAAGTCgaaaagtacttcttatagaactcctcCCGAAAGACATCCCAGGTGATATAGTTATCACCCTGCTGTAGGAGACGTCGGAttccttgccaccaatgcgatgcttccccAGTGAGCAAATAGGTAGCAAACTCAACACGCTGCCCTTCAGGTACCACGTACGCTTGTAGTGCTCACTCCATACCTTGAAACCAGGTATCGGCTTCAGTCGAACTAGTAGTCCCCTTGAACTTAGGTAGATTCACCatcaaaaagtttgccagtgttattgggccctgaactccacctccgtCATTgtcatggttgttcatctgttgcccaagagcctcagcagtagcctgcatagcagcagccatgttctccaacacCGTCATAAAATttaccgggtcattagggttaatCTCCAGCGCACGAGCATTCATATGACCTCTCCCATGGGCTCTACCGCGTCCACAAGgtgccatctggttcctatacacaccaaataatcgatattaagttgatcagtctcaatatcagaAGTTTAGTGCTTCAAAGTCTCAAATACATGCTCATGAATGTTTATGACAGTTATATCAAGTATATATACTAATATCACATAACACACACATAGAGAACACACAGAAGTATAGTCAGTccgtccctcaggctctacaggaacgaattGCTTCGATACCATGATATAATACCGTACCATAcaaagtcttatgcttaagtcataattcagagatggcaaggaattacgacctctaaaataaaaatttagtacatgTAGTAGTGTGAAtaatgattataactaggaacctttgaagaaaaaggggtaaaaaAATCGAAACTCGAAAGGCACAACACTCCAATTGATAACGTATCGAACAAGGATAAACTAATGTGAGATTATATATCTACAagggagtgtcaaaaacagaaATATCAAAACTCATAATCCGGTTGCAAAggtaaccggtccgagcatagcaatatatacaagtaattaaaataagataccccaaggaaacccaaagggacacaaatacagagaacctattctccaaaatctcctataagaggagtcaatacagtttgtattatttaatggagataaaagcaTCTAAGAGAAAACATAAAACCAAAACAAAGTCCCAAGAACcaatgttctgaaaaccggaccggaccggccggtttgACCGGTTTAACCGCGAACCGGCCATGCAGACGGTCCGGTCCTCCTGCAGAAACCGTCTTGGAAAGACCGGCGACGAACCGACGAACCGGCCAAAAACCGGCCGGTTGAACCGAACCGGTAACCGGCCGGTTCTGCATAAACGACGGCGTTTCATTATTTAAGAAAAAGTAACCCTTAACCCGACCCGACCCGAGGATCACCCTGACCCGGTTACCCCAACCACCCCCCTTTCTTCCCCCGAATCCCTAATTCTGCGTgttctgtcttctactcttctgtgTTGTTCATCTTCGTgagagaagagaacaaagaaTCAGAGAATTTCTGAAGCTGACCCTCCACGCCCGAACCCCAGCCTGCCACCGCCCCCTCCTTCGTCGCCGCGGTCACCGGTCAACAGCCCAACCGTCGTCGCCTGGTCGTCAGCCCAAGTAACCCTCCTTCTGAATGAGAGAAGCCTAAAGCTGACCCTCCACGCCCGAACCCCAGCCTGCCACCGCCCCCTCCTTCGTCGCCGCGGTCACCGGTCAACAGCCCAACCGCCGTCGCCCTTCTTCGCCTGGTTCCCTGCCCAGTAGCCAGCCGTCTGAGTCGTCTTCATCTGCCCCGTCTCATTGTCTTCATCGTCGCGCGGTGAGTAACTCGTCTCTGTGAACTTCAACTTGCCTCTGTGAACTCCGACTTGCCTCTGTGAACTTCAACTTGCCTCTGTGAACTGAGTTCCTCTGCTCATCTTTGTTCTTTACCTCTGTGAACTTCTTTGTTAGTAACCTGGTTTGCAGCTCAATTTCTGGTTGTTGGTAACTTGATTTGCAGCTCAATTTCTGTTTGTTGGTAGTTTGGTTTGCAGCTGAATTTCTGTGTGTTGCACTGTTGCTCAATTTCTGTTGGTAGTTCAATTTGTGTTTGTAGTTCAATTTCTGTGTGTTGCTCAAATTTCTGTTTTGTAGCTCAAATTTGTTACTGTTTTGTACTTTGTTAATGCTGGAAATTGACTCAGTTTTGCATATTTGTTGACTGGCTGAATTTCTCAAATTTGTTCTGCATAATTGTTAATGTTCATTGTGTAGAATGTAGATAGAATTGTTAATGTTTATTGCTATGgctgtttttaatttcatatatgttttattaattttagttatggAAGATAGTATTAATCAAGAAGCAACTGCTGATAACAATGATTCTGTGAATAATAACATGCCTGCCGATACTCCTATTTCGAATGATGCTGCTAATCCTAATTCCCGTAGTGCTAACGATAGTCAGTCACAAGGTTCTTCGAACCTTAGGGGAAAAACAGATTTAGCTTGGAAATATGTTGCTCTACAAACAGTGAATGGAAAACCACAGTATCAATGTTTATTTTGCCTACAAGTTTTCAATGGAGGTGGAATTCACAGGATGAAGAAACATCTAGCAAAGGTTACCGGAGACGTAAAAAAATGTCCTAAAGTTCCATATGATGTGGAAAAACAGATGGAAAGTTTGTTGAAAGATATTCAGGccagcaaaaagaaaagaaaagtaagtTTTGGTGAAGAGGGTGGTGATGAGGTAGATGATGCAATTGATGAGGCAATC includes:
- the LOC130962993 gene encoding uncharacterized protein LOC130962993, whose protein sequence is MIAETTKQVKKIRDTMLTAQSRQKSYADQRQKPLELEEGDHVFLKVTPTTRILERAGPVAYRMALPPHLSNLHNMFHVSQLSKYTPDASHVLEPETVQLREDLTLLVAPVRIDNTSIKRLRGKEA